The Leptospira neocaledonica DNA window AGAGTCTAATATGCCCGCTACGGAAGAACCTTCTCCTTCTAGCGAAAGAGGAAGCGGATTTTTGTTTAGACTTCCTAAAACGATTACATTGGCTTCTCAAAAAGAATCTAGAAAATTCGAGATGTTATCTTTTACTTCTCCAATTCAGGTAAAGACCATAGCTTCTCCTAGATACAAACCTTTTCCTTTATTGGAAGCAGAGTTTCAAAACATGGGAGAATTTCCGATTCTTCCTGGAGAAGTTTCCTTATTCAGAAGTTCAGGACTAGTAGGAAGAACAAAAGTTCCTTACGTTTCTCCTAAGGAAAATCTTTCCGTTTCTCTAGGTACCGAAGGTAGTTTAAGACTTTCTTATAGAAAGGATTGGAATCAAACGAAAGAGGGATTGATCTCCACTCAAAAAGTGATGGAAAAGAAAGTCTATTTGAGCCTGGAAAATTTCGGTAAAGAAAGTAAAACTGTGATCGTAAGAGAACAAATCCCAATCTCCGAATCTGCGAGTGTGAAAGTGGAAGTGAATCAGGAGACAAGCACTCCAGGTTCTAAGGAATATCGTGCTAACTCTGGAATCATAGAGTGGAGTTTGGAAATTCCTCCTTCTGGCAAAAAAGAGATCAAGTTGGAATATCGAGTGACGTATCCAAATCATCAAAACTTGGATTTTCTAAGGTCATTTTAGAAAATTACTCTGTAAGATTTCTTTCTCCACTTTTATCCACTGAACTTGGGATACCCTTTGTGTCCCAAAGTTCCAATTCCAAATTTAAAGGAAGATGCGCGGGAGCAGAGATCTGAAATTCTCCTTCTCCTTTCCTAGTTTGGAAACAGGTCTGTTCTGTTCGTAAAACTCTTTCCGGTTCGGTAGTTCGTTGTGGATTCCAGTTTTGAGTTTTGGAAAAAGTAGAACTTCTTCTTTTTAGATTTAAGATCACACATTGGTTATCAGAATCTGAATTTTCGAAAACGAATTTAACTCTATAAAAATTTTCTTCCGAATCGGTTTGTCTTTTTTCAATATCCGAGATCCTGATCTTAGGATACCGTTTTTCAGGTTCTATTTCTGTTCGTTTAGTTTGAGGTTCTTGTTTTAAAAGATCTTCCATCGCGAGAAAGAAGTCGCTATCCTCTCCTACATTATAATATTTTCCATTTCCTGTTTTTGCTAAAGATTGCATGATCCTTTTTTCATCCGGCTTCAATCCGAGGCCTAGGATATGCATTTTAAAATTTACTCCTTTTTGTTGTAACACTTGGAGTTCTTTTTCAGGATTTCCATAACAACTTTCAATTCCGTCGGTTACTAAGATTAAATCAGTAGGAGATTTTCTACGGATAATATAATCGCCTGCAATTCGAATTGATTCTGCAAGCGGAGTTGCCCCGGAAGGAGTGAGTCCAAAAAGTTTATTTTGAAAACCGGGACGATTTCCTTTTTCTAAAGGTTGATAGAGTCTGGAAGATTGACAACCAGGGAGGCGATTTCCATAAGCGATAAAACCTACCTCTGTCTCTTCCGGCAGTTTATCTACATAATGACGAACATACTTTTTTGCAAGATGGACTTTTTGGTAAATTCCTAGATATTCGTTCATTGAGCCGCTTGCATCTAGAATGAATAGTTTGGAACTTTCCGGTTGTCCAGGCATTGTTAGTTCGGGAGAATTATCCGAGCCTATGAAAGAAGGACTTAGAAGTAAAGATACGATTAGGATATACTTTAACTTTTCATTATGAAGATGAGAGCTGAATTTTAACATTCGGAAAGAGAACATAGGAGATTCGAATACTATATTCCTTATCGGATAAAAGTAAAAACACCTTAGTAATACAGGTATTCGGTTTATGTCTTATTTTCTCAAAGTAGGGCTTACTTCTTGTTCCAATAAACAAGCTGAGGATAAGATTCCGATTCCCCAAAACGGATTTTAAAACAAGAAACAGATCCATATTCTAATACCAGTCGAAACGAATTCTGTAAAGGAAAGCCTAATACGATAGAAGACAAACATCGGATTGGTCCTCCGTGACTGACCCAAATGGTTTTGTATTCTGAAGTGTCCCCTTCTTCTTTTTTGAAGTTTTCCCAGGACTTTGCTTCTTGCAGACCTTCTTCCCAGGATTTTAAGATCCTGGTCTTTAATTCCGAGTAGGTTTCTCCACCGGGAGGTCTTCTGTTTACGTAGTCTTCCATCCAAGGATCGGTTTCCGATCTGGGTAGGTCCTCCCACAAACGTCCTTCCCAATCACCGAAATCCAACTCTTGAATATTCGAGTCCACTTTCCAAGCCGGAGCAATTGATTTTGATTCCAGATGTTTGCTGATATATTCTGCCAGACTATAACATCTGAATAATGGGCTAGTACGAATCGAATGTACTTTTTTAGGAAGAAGTTCCAGAACCTTCTCCGCTTCTTTTTCAAAACTAGAAGGTAGTCCTAGATCCGATTTACCGTAGCAGGTTCCTGGTTCTACTTCCGGCGTTGTATGTCGGACTAAAAAGATTTCCATGCAGCGATAATCCCAATCAGATACAATAGTTCGGTGACTTGTTGGACTGCGCCCAAACAATCTCCCGTGTATCCTCCTAACCATTTTTTATAAAAACTTCTGAGATATAAATATCCGAATGA harbors:
- a CDS encoding histidine phosphatase family protein codes for the protein MEIFLVRHTTPEVEPGTCYGKSDLGLPSSFEKEAEKVLELLPKKVHSIRTSPLFRCYSLAEYISKHLESKSIAPAWKVDSNIQELDFGDWEGRLWEDLPRSETDPWMEDYVNRRPPGGETYSELKTRILKSWEEGLQEAKSWENFKKEEGDTSEYKTIWVSHGGPIRCLSSIVLGFPLQNSFRLVLEYGSVSCFKIRFGESESYPQLVYWNKK
- a CDS encoding vWA domain-containing protein; this encodes MFSFRMLKFSSHLHNEKLKYILIVSLLLSPSFIGSDNSPELTMPGQPESSKLFILDASGSMNEYLGIYQKVHLAKKYVRHYVDKLPEETEVGFIAYGNRLPGCQSSRLYQPLEKGNRPGFQNKLFGLTPSGATPLAESIRIAGDYIIRRKSPTDLILVTDGIESCYGNPEKELQVLQQKGVNFKMHILGLGLKPDEKRIMQSLAKTGNGKYYNVGEDSDFFLAMEDLLKQEPQTKRTEIEPEKRYPKIRISDIEKRQTDSEENFYRVKFVFENSDSDNQCVILNLKRRSSTFSKTQNWNPQRTTEPERVLRTEQTCFQTRKGEGEFQISAPAHLPLNLELELWDTKGIPSSVDKSGERNLTE